The proteins below are encoded in one region of Micromonospora pisi:
- a CDS encoding glycosyltransferase family 2 protein: MGEIVSVADKASPTRVPPAPPPGGGNRRHGSRSTDRRRPPDRRQRNISARVAYADCGATAGPLVPPRREQPSVEFRHVASPAARLVLTLLVCLNGAAGLLFVAWLLLPGHVPGAGVIGISGWQLTLARIGFCVVVAIELIRIAQNVAVWVFAFNAKDPVPVDPPVGLRVALLTTIVPSKEPIEVAERTLRRMRELVYCGPVDVWILDEGDDPAVRAMAARLGVRHFSRKGRPEYNQPSGEFRTRTKSGNHNSWRAEHEHHYDVVANVDPDHVPLPGFLERTLGYFRDPDVAFVVTPQVYGNMHQNWVAHGASVQQYLYNGLIARGGNGLDAPLLTGTGHLYRPSAWRSIGGYQDSIIEDHLTSIRIHAATNPQTGNRWKGVYTPDVVAIGEGPTSWADYLNQQKRWAAGIWEILVRPDLRAPRALGTRRRWQYRLLQFYYPSVAVSLLLGNFATALYMCTGVTTAQLDTTVWATLWGTTLVTWFMVWLWLRRYNIAAHEREEIGMVGMALALFVGPIYVAAGLSALLRRKLAFVVTAKGKLRTTESLGTFRLHFLWAGFAAAMLTLSFVLDHSYPLLRVWPALTLVAALAPPAIAIVTGLLARRELRDEPAAPAASVTRNSRGDRQWQG, from the coding sequence TTGGGGGAAATCGTGAGCGTCGCCGACAAGGCCAGCCCTACCCGCGTCCCACCCGCGCCGCCGCCGGGAGGCGGCAACCGCCGCCACGGATCGAGGTCGACGGACCGGCGGCGCCCGCCGGACCGACGCCAGCGCAACATCAGCGCCCGGGTGGCGTACGCGGACTGCGGCGCGACCGCCGGACCGCTGGTCCCGCCCCGGCGGGAACAGCCGTCGGTCGAGTTCCGGCACGTCGCCTCGCCCGCCGCACGGCTGGTGCTGACCCTGCTCGTCTGTCTCAACGGCGCCGCCGGCCTGCTCTTCGTCGCCTGGCTGCTGCTGCCCGGTCACGTACCCGGCGCAGGGGTGATCGGGATCAGCGGTTGGCAACTGACCCTCGCCCGGATCGGCTTCTGCGTGGTCGTCGCGATCGAGCTGATCCGCATCGCGCAGAACGTCGCGGTCTGGGTCTTCGCCTTCAACGCGAAGGACCCGGTTCCGGTCGACCCGCCGGTCGGGCTGCGGGTCGCCCTGCTCACCACGATCGTGCCCAGCAAGGAGCCGATCGAGGTCGCCGAGCGGACCCTGCGCAGAATGCGGGAGCTGGTCTACTGCGGCCCGGTCGACGTCTGGATCCTCGACGAGGGTGACGACCCGGCGGTACGGGCGATGGCCGCGCGGCTCGGCGTACGTCACTTCAGCCGCAAGGGCAGGCCCGAGTACAACCAGCCCAGTGGTGAGTTCCGTACCCGCACCAAGTCCGGCAACCACAACTCCTGGCGGGCCGAGCACGAGCACCACTACGACGTGGTCGCGAACGTCGACCCGGACCACGTACCGCTGCCCGGTTTCCTCGAACGGACCCTCGGTTACTTCCGCGACCCGGACGTCGCCTTCGTGGTGACCCCGCAGGTGTACGGCAACATGCACCAGAACTGGGTCGCGCACGGCGCCTCGGTACAGCAGTACCTCTACAACGGCCTGATCGCGCGCGGCGGCAACGGACTCGACGCGCCGCTGCTCACCGGCACCGGTCACCTGTACCGCCCCAGCGCCTGGCGGTCCATCGGCGGGTACCAGGACTCGATCATCGAGGACCACCTGACCAGCATCCGGATCCACGCCGCGACCAATCCGCAGACCGGCAACCGTTGGAAGGGCGTCTACACCCCGGACGTCGTGGCGATCGGCGAGGGCCCCACGTCCTGGGCGGACTACCTGAACCAGCAGAAACGGTGGGCGGCCGGGATCTGGGAGATCCTGGTCCGTCCCGACCTGCGCGCGCCGCGCGCACTGGGGACCCGGCGACGGTGGCAGTACCGGCTGCTCCAGTTCTACTACCCGAGCGTCGCGGTCAGCCTGCTGCTCGGCAACTTCGCCACCGCCCTCTACATGTGCACCGGCGTCACCACGGCCCAGCTCGACACCACCGTCTGGGCCACGCTCTGGGGGACCACCCTCGTCACCTGGTTCATGGTCTGGCTCTGGCTGCGCCGCTACAACATCGCCGCGCACGAACGGGAGGAGATCGGCATGGTGGGGATGGCGCTCGCGTTGTTCGTCGGCCCGATCTACGTCGCCGCCGGCCTCTCCGCGCTGCTGCGGCGCAAGCTCGCCTTCGTGGTCACCGCCAAGGGCAAGTTGCGCACCACCGAGTCGCTCGGCACCTTCCGGCTGCACTTCCTCTGGGCCGGGTTCGCCGCCGCCATGCTCACCCTGAGCTTCGTGTTGGACCACAGCTATCCGCTGCTGCGGGTGTGGCCGGCGCTGACGCTGGTGGCGGCGTTGGCCCCGCCCGCGATCGCCATCGTGACCGGACTGCTGGCCCGCCGTGAACTTCGCGACGAACCGGCCGCGCCGGCCGCGTCCGTTACCCGGAACAGTCGAGGGGACAGGCAATGGCAAGGCTGA